One genomic window of Phaenicophaeus curvirostris isolate KB17595 chromosome 21, BPBGC_Pcur_1.0, whole genome shotgun sequence includes the following:
- the CUEDC1 gene encoding CUE domain-containing protein 1: MTSLFRRSSSNGSSRSGSSAQELNNSRPARQVRRLEFNQAMEDFKTMFPNMDYDIIECVLRANNGAVDATIDQLLQMNLDSSGCDDSSDSEDSIPPEILERTLEPDSSDEEPPPVYSPPAYESQAFGNRYPRAPPTPPPRTDVPVPSSTPAPGHYRNWNPPLLGNLPEDFLRILPQQTTGTQGSHSCRQPMPQALSPRGQGSLEQERRWKQYLEDERIALFLQNEEFMKELQRNRDFLLALERDRLKYESKKSKSTSVAVSNDFGFSSILSGDVAPSVTSEAGGAVSDDALFRDKLKHMGKSTRKKLFELARAFSEKTKMRKSKRKHLLKHQVMGTAASTANLLDDVEGHSCDEDFQARRQQLREEEETPKEGQ, from the exons ATGACGAGCCTCTTCCGtcgcagcagcagcaatggcaGCTCACGCAGCGGCTCCTCCGCCCAGGAGCTCAACAACAGCCGCCCCGCCAGGCAGGTCCGCCGGCTGGAGTTCAACCAGGCCATGGAGGACTTCAAGACCATGTTCCCCAACATGGACTACGACATCATCGAGTGCGTCTTGAGGGCCAACAACGGGGCCGTGGATGCCACCATCGACCAGCTTCTCCAGATGAACCTGGACAGCAGCGGCTGTGACGACAGTTCAGACTCGGAGGACAGCATCCCCCCTGAG ATCTTGGAGCGGACCCTGGAGCCAGACAGCTCAGACGAGGAGCCTCCTCCTGTCTACTCCCCTCCTGCCTATGAGAGCCAGGCATTTGGCAACCGTTACCCCCGTGCACCACCCACCCCACCGCCCAG GACGGATGTGCCGGTGCCCAGCAGCACCCCAGCGCCTGGCCACTACAGAAATTGGAACCCACCACTCCTGGGCAACCTCCCCGAGGACTTCCTCCGCATCCTGCCCCAGCAAACTACTGGCACACAG GGCTCCCACAGCTGCCGGCAGCCCATGCCACAGGCGCTTTCCCCGCGGGGCCAAGGCTCCCTGGAGCAGGAGCGGAGGTGGAAGCAGTATCTGGAGGACGAGCGGATCGCACTCTTCCTGCAGAATGAAGAGTTCatgaaggagctgcagaggaaCCGAGATTTCCTCCTCGCCCTGGAGAGAG atcgATTGAAATATGAGTCAAAAAAATCCAAGTCAACCAGTGTTGCTGTCAGCAATGACTTTGGTTTCTCCTCCATATTATCAG GTGACGTCGCTCCCTCTGTAACCAGTGAGGCTGGTGGTGCCGTGTCTGACGATGCCTTATTCAGAGACAAATTGAAGCACATGGGAAAAT CCACACGCAAGAAGCTGTTTGAACTCGCCAGAGCCTTCTCCGAGAAGACAAAGATGaggaaatcaaaaagaaaacacttgttGAAGCACCAGGT GATGGGGACGGCAGCTTCCACGGCAAATCTTCTCGATGATGTCGAAGGACATTCATGCG ATGAAGACTTCCAAGCACGGAGGCAACAGCtccgggaggaggaggagacgcCGAAGGAAGGGCAGTAA